The genomic window CGGTCTGCGTCAGTGGGGCGTGGCCCACGTGCTGCACGCCAACGAGAATGACGACTGGTTCGCGCCGACTCCTCGCGGTGATCCGGGGAGTCCGGAACTCGTACACACCGGCGGATTTGTCAGCTACTTCCTCAATCACTTCCGGATTGACCCGGCGGCCTTCTACTGTCCGCTCAAGCCGGCCAAGCTCGAGAACATGGTGCTTTGGGACTACTATACGCTGATCGGCTACAACTACTTCGGTCGGTATGAGGACTATCCAACGTATTTCCATCACGATTACAAGTCTCCGGTCCGGGTTTCGACGTCGGAGCCGTGGTGGGTCTTGATGAGCGACGAATGTCGCGGGTGGGCCAGTCAGACCAACCATTTCTTCGGCGACACGATCGGAACCAACGTGCTCTGCGTGGACGGGCACGTGGTCTATCAGGAATTCTGC from Phycisphaerae bacterium includes these protein-coding regions:
- a CDS encoding prepilin-type N-terminal cleavage/methylation domain-containing protein → MRRDACGKTAFTLIELLVVVAIIAVLVSLLLPALNGARAQARLVAEQSGLRQWGVAHVLHANENDDWFAPTPRGDPGSPELVHTGGFVSYFLNHFRIDPAAFYCPLKPAKLENMVLWDYYTLIGYNYFGRYEDYPTYFHHDYKSPVRVSTSEPWWVLMSDECRGWASQTNHFFGDTIGTNVLCVDGHVVYQEFCFGSTYIHFDAGNAYWQLWDDTRR